A segment of the Sander lucioperca isolate FBNREF2018 chromosome 7, SLUC_FBN_1.2, whole genome shotgun sequence genome:
CCAGATGCTGGACCAGACTCTAATGGAATTGAATAATTTGTGAAAGCACAGTCTGACCCCACACGCACTGTGGTTTTGGCTTTTTGTACTTGCACCTTGCTTACCATAAACCCCTTTTCTCGTACCTTGCCCATGGTGGAGATGAAACAGCCAGATTCTATTCCTTTTGCACCGTCCTGTCTTCAGCGGAACTCGACCAAGGAGCAAAGCTAAGGGGAAGTAAAGCTTAACCATTCCCTTTGATGAAGCCTAAACTGAGAAACAATATTGTTTCCGCAAGCCAGTTTTTAATCTTCTAATGGTGTCTGCCTTTTGCAATCCTTGCaatagtttttgttttcttctttttttgacaaGTCATCTGGTGAAATGACATGTGCAAGATTGTTTTCTACATCCGCATCGAAGCTGATCTGGTACATTCCATTCCACCTTGATTATGCACATACCAAAGGACAAAGTGGAAAAATTTTGCACTTAGTTAAACCTCAACATTATGCACATTTTAAATTCTGTGAGACAAACTATTTTAATAAAAGATACATGCCCTACTCCCAGATACATTCCTCACAAGTGTAAGTATACATTGGCTTTTGTCAGCATGTATACTGGTGCTACTGTGTTGTATGACTGAAATGCTACTGCATTACAGTATATTCTTATCTTTAAAACCATGGTTCAAAATTTTTTCATCTTGTCTATTAAAGATGATTTTAGTCATCTGGTTGTGCATTGTTTTAGCATTGTATTAATATAGATGTCTCAAGTGTTTATCATATCTGAAAtgtacaaattatgaaagtaaataaaagcatgttttgaaagttttctaactttttttgtGATGCATACATAGCCTTTTTGTCCATCATGGAGGTGACCTAAATTAAAGGCCTTAATAGATTTTTGGGTGATTGAATACAACCTGATGCAATGCAAAGGGAAAGAAAACTTATATAATAGACTTTATCTTCCCCACAGAGGTGTAGAATGTTTCTGAACAAATGGAGATCTGTTCATTCTGCAGCTTTATTACATTATGCCTGGCTCATTTTTTTTAGGTCGACCCTCAATTTGACTTTCAGCTGGGTCAAAAACATTGTCATGTGTTTCTTTGGTTCACTGGAGTACCACTGAACCGTATCAGTTTAGTTTGAGAATAATCAAACCACGGTGGAGAACTTTCCGAATGTCTTTAGTTGAGTTAAAGTAGCAGCACAATagttgagaaaaataaaagatagAGGTTTTGTATTATTCAGTTTAAATGTATATGTATCAAGGTAAAAGCCTACTCCTCAAGATGCTTTTCATTTGTGTGGAATTATTGTTGCATGTGATGGTGTAATTTATCAGTTGCCTATATTGTTAGGTTGGTTATTTAactccaataataataataataacttttatttatatagcgtcTTTCAcaaaacccaaggacacttcacaGAATTACTGGGGAAACAGAGCTAAGGGAGGTTGTAAGCTGTGGTGAACAGGTGGTGTTTgaggaggttttttttaacatgtccagggatgtagcattgCGGATATCTGTAAGGAGGGTGTTCCAATCCAGAGGGACACAATAATCTACAATTACTTTATGTATTTTGCATATCTTATTTAACGCACCGTATGTTTCCCTTTGACATAGCCTGTAATGGAGTTTAAAAAcctgaaaaataaaacacactattatAGTAGGCTTATAGTAAGGAACAGTGCCTCAAGACCTCAGAGAGAGACCATGAGTTAAGACCCGCCGTTAAAGCCCAACCTGCTGGCAGCAGTACAAAGTATGGTTTTAGTGGTAGGTGAGATAGGCCTATGTGGGAGAACAACAATACGCATGCCCAAAGCCTTTGTGTCGTGGCGTGAGTTTACTTGCGTCTCTTTTACAATGGTGTCCTATGGGGTAAATCCTTTTTGCGCGAGTGGTCACTGGAAGAATTTACCTGCAAGGATAAGCTGAGCGCACTTCTTGGGGGCTGGGATGGCTCTGGGATAAATTATGCTCCCTCGCTCTAGATTTTGTGTCACTCGTGATTTGATTCATTCGGTCTGGCTCGACTATGCAAACAGGAAGCAAGTTGTTGTTACTGTCTCTGGTTGTTAATTGGAGCTCATTAACAAGGGACAGTTATCGCCAACATAAAGCAAGAGAAGCAGCATAACTAACGATGTTACGATTGCTTTTGCCTAATCGTTTTTGTGCCAAATGTGCCCTACTAACAGCGCGCGGGCTTCCTTTGTTGACACCGCGAGCAGGAGCGCGAGTCCAGCCGCCACAGTCAGATAAACTGAGTGTTTTTATTCAACAGCAAAGGCGACACGTCGGAGGGTCAAACACAGCGTTTTTTAAATACAGGTCAAAGTCCAGGATTTGGCTATGTGGAGTTGGTGTGGGGATTGCTCTAGCTGTCGCTTTGAAATACCGCGCTGACACAGCCAACAGTTCCTGTGATGATAAAGTAAAAGAAGCACAGAGGGCTGATCGATACAGCCATGCCATAACAGTTAGCAGGGACCTTGTGGAGCGGATACAGGTAAGCATAGATATGGCTATGAACCGCTTGGTTTTTGTTTGACTACATTTGATCTCTTTATATTCCTGGATAATATCAGTGCCACCTGTATCAGttcagtgtttgtgtctgtctgatgTCACTCAGGCTGAGGTCGGGGCTCCAGGTCTGGTGGTTGGGGTCTCTGTGGATGGTGCTGAAGTCTGGAGTGAAGGTTGGTGCCCGCAAAGTCCACTTTAAAAGCGctacaaaaaaaattacaataccAATGTAGCTAGTCTTGTTTGTCAAGCTATGTTAAATATGTTATACCATTTTCAATCAAAGCAAACAAATGGGGCAACAATGTTGCCTCACATTTCAGATTTGCCTTTGTGAAATGTAGGCCAACAATGGTACAATTGGGGCACAACATATTTTCATTACTAAGTAACCTGGCAATTTCTTTAATTGATCAATTAATCATTTTGCCTGTATAATGTGAAGAGTTAGTTAATATTTATCATTTTGGCTAGTAAAATGTCTCCAACGATTAATCAATTCTCAAAATAGCTGATTAATTTTTAAAtccatcaactaatcgatttatCGACTACGATCGTTTCATGTGCAGGTACAATGCTAACTGTATGGCCCACTTCCAGTTGTCAACttaagtcttttttttgtgCCAATGAATCAAGCCAGTATAATAACTTTCTTTACTGAAATGTCTCAAAAATAAAGTGTTAGTGGGTTTTCATAGTACATGgttttaaaatgcaacacatgGAATCTTAAACATATTCCTCTGAAAACACATTGACATTCTTATATGGTGCATATAAATTCTTTATTTGATTCAGGGATCGGTTATGctgatttggagaatcgtgtgCCATGCAGCCCAGAAACAGTGATGCGAATCGCCAGCATCAGTAAGCCCCTCacatctgcagctgctgcacgACTGTGTGAGGAAGGGAAACTAGAACTTGATGTCCCTGTCCAGAAATATGTGCCAGAATTCCCCCAGAAGCAATTTAATGGACAGGATGTAAGTTACTTAAACAAAATGTCAGAGTTTTCTTATTATCAGCGATAATATCATGCTGTTCAGATCACATGTACATCATTTATTTCAGGTCACAATAACCCCCCGTATGCTTCTGTCCCACCTGAGTGGTATACGGCATTATGAGAAGGATCCAAAGAAAGTGAAGGAGGACAAGGAGAAAGCTAAGCGTCTTATGAagccagaaaagaaaaaggatgaaAAGAGCTCATTCGAAAACAAAGATAAACccacaacagaacagaacacCAAGGGCAAAGAAGCCACTCAGGCTCAGAAGAAAAAAGAGTTTGAGCACGAGGAATACTACTTGAAGGACAACTTTGAAAACGTCACTCAGGCCTTGGACCTTTTCAAGGATGACCCACTCATTTTCAAACCTGGTAAAGCACATATCTGCTTGCTAAACCATTCAAATATGATACAATGTTAATGTCTTGATGAGTAAGATTTTTTTACTATGTGCAGGCACCACTTTTCTGTACTCCACCCACGCCTTTACCCTGCTTAGTGCTGCTGTGGAGCGAGCTGCTGGACAGTGCTTCCTGGATGTCATGATGAACATGTTCCGTGAACTGGGAATGCTAAATACTGTGCCT
Coding sequences within it:
- the lactb gene encoding serine beta-lactamase-like protein LACTB, mitochondrial isoform X1, producing the protein MLRLLLPNRFCAKCALLTARGLPLLTPRAGARVQPPQSDKLSVFIQQQRRHVGGSNTAFFKYRSKSRIWLCGVGVGIALAVALKYRADTANSSCDDKVKEAQRADRYSHAITVSRDLVERIQVSIEAEVGAPGLVVGVSVDGAEVWSEGIGYADLENRVPCSPETVMRIASISKPLTSAAAARLCEEGKLELDVPVQKYVPEFPQKQFNGQDVTITPRMLLSHLSGIRHYEKDPKKVKEDKEKAKRLMKPEKKKDEKSSFENKDKPTTEQNTKGKEATQAQKKKEFEHEEYYLKDNFENVTQALDLFKDDPLIFKPGTTFLYSTHAFTLLSAAVERAAGQCFLDVMMNMFRELGMLNTVPDENDPIIYHRSRFYHLNKRGRVVNCPYVDNSYKWAGGGFLSTVGDLLLFGNALLYSYQVAHLKDTENLLPGFLKPQTAIVLWAPVDRTEASWDKDGLYAQGWLVVEKLQKYGQCRKHRHYVSHTGGAVGASSVLLVLPSVDIEECQGQTPLLPQGVVVTIITNMQSVGLNSTALKIAHVFDKARRL
- the lactb gene encoding serine beta-lactamase-like protein LACTB, mitochondrial isoform X2, which encodes MLRLLLPNRFCAKCALLTARGLPLLTPRAGARVQPPQSDKLSVFIQQQRRHVGGSNTAFFKYRSKSRIWLCGVGVGIALAVALKYRADTANSSCDDKVKEAQRADRYSHAITVSRDLVERIQAEVGAPGLVVGVSVDGAEVWSEGIGYADLENRVPCSPETVMRIASISKPLTSAAAARLCEEGKLELDVPVQKYVPEFPQKQFNGQDVTITPRMLLSHLSGIRHYEKDPKKVKEDKEKAKRLMKPEKKKDEKSSFENKDKPTTEQNTKGKEATQAQKKKEFEHEEYYLKDNFENVTQALDLFKDDPLIFKPGTTFLYSTHAFTLLSAAVERAAGQCFLDVMMNMFRELGMLNTVPDENDPIIYHRSRFYHLNKRGRVVNCPYVDNSYKWAGGGFLSTVGDLLLFGNALLYSYQVAHLKDTENLLPGFLKPQTAIVLWAPVDRTEASWDKDGLYAQGWLVVEKLQKYGQCRKHRHYVSHTGGAVGASSVLLVLPSVDIEECQGQTPLLPQGVVVTIITNMQSVGLNSTALKIAHVFDKARRL